From Micromonospora sp. NBC_01699, a single genomic window includes:
- a CDS encoding saccharopine dehydrogenase produces the protein MKKRVAVVGAGGHTGGFVVAELQRRGMTPIPCGRATDLDPALRNADAVINCAGPFAATAVRVIESAIRVGIPYLDVTAEVEVVTDTFADYAGAGIPIVPAAAFYGGLGDLLATSAMGDWPAADEVTIAYALSGWRPTPGTRATGRVSAQRRNGRRIAYTGHRLRFREGDAPRTEWTFPDPIGTRPVVGEVTMADSATIPTHLFTADIRTYMSSNALDDLHAPDPSGPVAVDERRRSAQTFLVEVVVRSGDTQRRAVASGRDIYAVTAPLVIEAAARILAGTGDAAGVASVGARFDAPDFLVSLTPDQLTLG, from the coding sequence ATGAAAAAACGAGTCGCGGTCGTCGGCGCCGGGGGCCACACGGGCGGTTTTGTCGTCGCCGAGCTACAGCGGCGGGGCATGACACCGATCCCCTGCGGGCGCGCCACCGACCTGGACCCGGCGCTCCGGAACGCCGACGCCGTGATCAACTGTGCCGGGCCGTTCGCGGCCACGGCCGTCCGGGTGATCGAGTCCGCGATCCGGGTCGGGATCCCCTACCTCGACGTCACCGCCGAGGTCGAGGTCGTGACGGACACCTTCGCCGACTACGCCGGGGCCGGCATCCCGATCGTGCCGGCGGCGGCGTTCTACGGCGGTCTCGGAGACCTGCTCGCCACCTCGGCGATGGGAGACTGGCCCGCGGCCGACGAGGTGACCATCGCGTACGCCCTCAGCGGTTGGCGGCCCACCCCCGGCACCCGGGCGACGGGGCGGGTCTCCGCCCAGCGCCGGAACGGACGACGGATCGCCTACACCGGCCACCGGCTGCGGTTCCGCGAGGGAGACGCGCCCCGTACCGAGTGGACCTTCCCGGACCCGATCGGCACCCGCCCGGTCGTCGGCGAGGTCACGATGGCCGACAGCGCCACCATTCCGACGCATCTGTTCACGGCCGACATCCGCACGTACATGTCGAGCAACGCGCTCGACGACCTGCACGCCCCGGACCCGTCGGGGCCGGTCGCGGTCGACGAGCGCCGCCGCTCGGCGCAGACCTTCCTGGTCGAGGTCGTCGTACGGTCGGGTGACACGCAACGTCGCGCGGTGGCCAGCGGCCGGGACATCTACGCGGTCACCGCGCCCCTGGTCATCGAGGCCGCCGCCCGGATACTGGCCGGAACGGGTGACGCGGCCGGTGTCGCCTCGGTCGGCGCGCGTTTCGACGCACCGGACTTCCTGGTCTCGCTCACGCCGGACCAGCTGACCCTCGGATGA
- a CDS encoding dihydrofolate reductase family protein codes for MAKVISTLFISADGVAEIDPEWHFPYFDENMGRAVGEDYDTADVLLIGRETYDSFAGAWPDREAAGGDDAPFAKQLGDVRKVVVSRQPLTFSWRNSELIGGDLPDAVASLKADAGIKGILIPGSISVVQQLLAAGLVDELRLLVHPVAARKGRRLFDEGDTPYHLRMTATEAFPTGAIRVIYSLSPAPGKVGYDDVKDRVPAGE; via the coding sequence GTGGCAAAGGTCATCTCGACGCTGTTCATCTCGGCCGACGGTGTCGCCGAGATCGACCCCGAATGGCACTTCCCGTACTTCGACGAGAACATGGGCCGCGCCGTCGGCGAGGACTACGACACCGCCGACGTGCTGCTCATCGGCCGCGAGACCTACGACAGCTTCGCCGGGGCCTGGCCCGACCGCGAGGCCGCGGGTGGGGACGACGCGCCGTTCGCCAAGCAGCTCGGGGACGTGCGCAAGGTGGTCGTCTCGCGCCAACCGCTGACCTTCTCCTGGCGTAACTCGGAGCTGATCGGCGGCGACCTCCCCGACGCCGTCGCCTCGCTCAAGGCCGATGCGGGCATCAAGGGCATCCTCATCCCCGGGTCGATCTCCGTGGTGCAGCAACTGCTCGCCGCCGGGCTGGTTGACGAGCTGCGTCTGCTGGTGCACCCGGTGGCGGCGCGTAAGGGCCGCCGGCTGTTCGACGAGGGTGACACGCCGTACCACCTGAGGATGACGGCGACGGAGGCGTTCCCGACGGGCGCGATCCGGGTGATCTACTCGCTCAGCCCGGCACCCGGCAAGGTCGGCTACGACGACGTCAAGGACCGGGTACCCGCGGGAGAGTAG
- a CDS encoding ThuA domain-containing protein has product MFRSRHRSPRPSGHRRLVRLVTGFVAAATATVTALGAAAPPAAATPQTRADQNTASTQNIASAQNTASTQDTGKAGNTGNTGNTGNTGNTGNTGNTGNTGNTGKAGKAGDTGNSVGVGQAGVAAAAAYSVLVFSKTAGFRHDSIPAGITAIQQLGAANDFTVDATEDATAFTDANLARYRAVIWLSTTGDVLDPTQQAAFERFVRAGGGYVGVHAAADTEYDWSWYGNLVGAYFTSHPANQQATVKVEDPAHPSTAALPARWSRFDEWYNFRTNPRSSAHVLASIDESSYTPGTGAMGADHPTAWCKNYDGGRSWYTGGGHTNESYADPQFRSHLLGGIQTAAGVVAADCGATQTSGFEKVTLDSNTSNPMELDIAPDGRVFYLERDGRLRIIKPDTRTTVTAATLNVFTGNEDGLLGLTLDPNFATNGWVYLYYSPNGGAARNLLSRFTVTGDTLDLASERVVLQVDTQRNTCCHSGGTMTFDSAGNLYLATGDNTNPFESGGFTPIDERAGRQDFDAQRSSGNTNDLRGKVIRIRPQANGTYTVPAGNLFAPGTAQTRPEIYAMGFRNPFRIGVDPRTNVLYVADYGPDGQANADRGPGNTVEWNIVGQAGNYGWPYCVGRNAAYRDYTFPNGPNGPAFNCAAPVNNSPNNTGLTTLPPVVPATVDYDYDANPLFPELGGGGAPMAGPVYRYDPSLASSRKWPAYYDGKAIFGEWNQNKLYTMQVSADGKSLVDINQLLTGMSTVRPMDFDFGPDGALYLIEWGSGFGGNNDDSGIYRIDYRAVDPAPIAAASAQPVSGRAPLTVQFSSAGSRDPEGQPITYAWRFGDGGTSTQPNPSYTYTTNGNFTAQLTVTDPGGRSAVANVPITVGNTAPVVNLTLPPNGGFFDWGAQVNYSVTVTDPDGGTIDCARVTLQYLLGHDEHAHPLQQRTGCSGSIQTSLDSGHGGDANIFAVLEATYTDLGGPGGAAPLTGRSLVQLQPKRKQAEYFNGTGRIPGAPTGGTEGVQRETTTDPQGGFQNIAFIENGDFWSFTPTNLTGIQSLRLRASSGSTGGTVEVRTGSATGTLLGSVSVPNTGGWQNFTDLTVPLAASTTTGPLFFVAKAAAGTAAGTALFNVNWVDFVGPGLGGNTPPQVTAAATPTSGAAPLQVTFTGSATDAEGDTPLTYAWSFGDGGTANTANTTHTYASAGTFTATLTVTDARGARSTANVVITVTGGPAPTGSSNVHLFYYPWYGSPTGPNGGWRHWQQGGRTPPNDVGADFYPTLGAYDSGDPAVLAQHMTWVKQSGANVLVYSWWGQGSYEDNLVTTVMNAAAQQGIKIAWHLEPYSGRTGASTVADINYINTRYGGHPAFYRAADQGNRPAFYVFESLNVPDWSALSQVNANNIILAQTTDTSKIAGFSGMYTYDAIAATTAPGWANASAYARANNLIWAPSIGPGYIDDRAVPGNTTPTLARNNGATYDQVWNNALGTTTGGLPTWVSITSFNEWHEGSTLEPARSTPPTGFNYQTYSGAYGRTGASAETAYLDRTAYWAAEFERRRAGSGGGLVAQPTSLTFGPQNVNTSSAAQAVTVRNTGTAAVTLTGVVTGGDFSQTNTCGSSLAAGATCTVNVTFRPTAAGSRGGTLTVTPTTGTALTVPLTGTGVTPSGNLAAGRPVTATSSNQGYGGGNTVDGNASSYWESANNAFPQSLTVDLGAAVTVNRAVLKLPPGWETRNQTLSVLGSTDGTSYSTVLGSASYTFNPAGANTVTLNLPAGARRYLRLTFTGNTGWPAAQLSEFEVYAGGGTGGPVLSVSPGTLSFGSRTVGSPSPASAVTVSNTGTAAATLTGVTATGDFAQSNTCGSSLAAGASCTVNVTFTATATGARTGTLSVASNAPGSPLTVALSGTGTATNANLAAGRPVTATSTSQNYVPGNTVDGNASSYWESANNAFPQSLTVDLGSAVTVSRVVLKLPPATDWGTRTQTLSVLGSTNGTTFSTVVGSAGYTFNPATGNTVTITFQGTSQRYLRLTFTGNTGWPAGQLSEFEAYAS; this is encoded by the coding sequence GAACACCGGGAACACCGGGAAGGCCGGGAAGGCCGGGGACACCGGGAACAGTGTGGGCGTCGGGCAGGCGGGGGTTGCCGCCGCGGCGGCGTACTCGGTGCTGGTGTTCTCGAAGACGGCCGGATTCCGGCACGACTCGATCCCCGCCGGGATCACCGCGATCCAGCAACTCGGCGCGGCGAACGACTTCACCGTCGACGCGACCGAGGACGCGACCGCGTTCACCGACGCCAACCTGGCCCGCTACCGGGCGGTCATCTGGCTCTCCACCACCGGCGACGTGCTCGACCCCACCCAGCAGGCCGCGTTCGAGCGGTTCGTCCGGGCCGGTGGCGGCTACGTCGGCGTCCACGCCGCGGCCGACACCGAGTACGACTGGTCCTGGTACGGCAACCTGGTCGGCGCGTACTTCACCAGCCACCCGGCGAACCAGCAGGCGACGGTCAAGGTGGAGGATCCGGCCCACCCGTCCACCGCCGCGTTGCCGGCCCGGTGGAGCCGCTTCGACGAGTGGTACAACTTCCGGACCAACCCACGTAGCTCGGCGCACGTGCTGGCCAGCATCGACGAGTCGAGCTACACCCCAGGTACGGGGGCGATGGGTGCCGATCACCCGACCGCTTGGTGCAAGAACTACGACGGGGGCCGGTCCTGGTACACCGGCGGCGGTCACACCAACGAGTCGTACGCGGATCCGCAGTTCCGGTCCCACCTGCTCGGCGGCATCCAGACGGCGGCCGGGGTGGTCGCGGCCGACTGTGGGGCGACCCAGACCAGTGGTTTCGAGAAGGTGACCCTGGACAGCAACACGAGCAATCCGATGGAGCTGGACATCGCGCCGGACGGCCGGGTCTTCTACCTGGAACGTGACGGCCGGCTGCGGATCATCAAGCCGGACACCCGGACCACGGTCACCGCCGCCACGCTGAACGTCTTCACCGGCAACGAGGACGGGCTGCTCGGCCTCACCCTCGATCCGAACTTCGCCACCAACGGCTGGGTCTACCTGTACTACTCGCCCAACGGCGGGGCGGCGCGCAACCTGCTGTCCCGGTTCACCGTGACCGGCGACACCCTCGACCTGGCCAGCGAGCGGGTGGTGCTCCAGGTCGACACCCAGCGCAACACCTGCTGCCACTCCGGCGGCACGATGACCTTCGATAGCGCCGGCAACCTGTACCTCGCCACCGGTGACAACACCAACCCGTTCGAGTCCGGTGGCTTCACGCCCATCGACGAGCGGGCCGGGCGGCAGGACTTCGACGCCCAGCGCAGCTCCGGCAACACCAACGACCTGCGCGGCAAGGTGATCCGGATCCGCCCGCAGGCGAACGGCACCTACACCGTGCCGGCCGGCAACCTTTTCGCACCGGGCACCGCGCAGACCCGTCCCGAGATCTACGCGATGGGCTTCCGCAACCCGTTCCGGATCGGCGTCGACCCGAGGACGAACGTGCTCTACGTGGCCGACTACGGCCCCGACGGGCAGGCCAACGCCGACCGGGGGCCCGGCAACACGGTGGAGTGGAACATCGTCGGCCAGGCCGGCAACTACGGCTGGCCGTACTGTGTCGGCAGGAACGCCGCGTACCGGGACTACACGTTCCCGAACGGGCCGAACGGTCCGGCGTTCAACTGCGCGGCACCGGTCAACAACTCGCCGAACAACACCGGCCTGACCACCCTGCCGCCGGTGGTTCCGGCGACGGTCGACTACGACTACGACGCCAACCCGCTCTTCCCCGAACTGGGTGGCGGCGGTGCGCCGATGGCCGGCCCGGTCTACCGGTACGACCCGAGCCTCGCCTCCAGCCGCAAGTGGCCGGCGTACTACGACGGCAAGGCGATCTTCGGCGAGTGGAACCAGAACAAGTTGTACACCATGCAGGTCAGCGCCGACGGGAAGTCGCTGGTGGACATCAACCAGCTGCTGACCGGCATGTCGACGGTCCGACCGATGGACTTCGACTTCGGCCCGGACGGCGCGCTCTACCTGATCGAGTGGGGCAGCGGCTTCGGCGGCAACAACGACGACTCCGGCATCTACCGGATCGACTACCGGGCCGTCGACCCGGCGCCGATCGCCGCCGCGAGCGCGCAACCGGTCAGCGGCCGGGCGCCACTCACCGTGCAGTTCAGCAGCGCCGGGTCGCGGGACCCGGAGGGGCAACCGATCACGTACGCGTGGCGCTTCGGCGACGGCGGCACCTCGACCCAGCCGAACCCGAGCTACACGTACACCACCAACGGCAACTTCACCGCCCAGTTGACGGTGACCGACCCCGGTGGCCGTAGCGCGGTGGCGAACGTACCGATCACGGTCGGCAACACCGCACCGGTGGTGAACCTGACCCTGCCGCCCAACGGTGGGTTCTTCGACTGGGGCGCCCAGGTGAACTACTCGGTGACCGTCACCGACCCGGACGGCGGCACCATCGACTGCGCCCGGGTGACGTTGCAGTACCTGCTCGGCCACGACGAGCACGCGCACCCGTTGCAGCAGCGGACCGGGTGTTCGGGCAGCATCCAGACCTCGTTGGACAGTGGGCACGGCGGTGACGCGAACATCTTCGCCGTACTGGAGGCCACCTACACCGACCTCGGCGGACCCGGCGGTGCCGCTCCGCTGACCGGCAGGTCGCTGGTCCAGTTGCAGCCCAAGCGCAAGCAGGCCGAGTACTTCAACGGCACCGGCCGGATTCCCGGCGCACCCACCGGCGGTACCGAGGGCGTGCAGCGGGAGACCACCACCGACCCGCAGGGCGGCTTCCAGAACATCGCCTTCATCGAGAACGGCGACTTCTGGTCGTTCACCCCGACCAACCTCACCGGGATCCAGTCGCTGCGGCTGCGGGCGAGTTCGGGCAGCACCGGCGGCACGGTCGAGGTGCGTACCGGGTCGGCGACCGGGACACTGCTCGGCTCGGTGAGCGTGCCGAACACCGGCGGGTGGCAGAACTTCACCGACCTGACCGTACCGCTGGCCGCGAGCACCACGACCGGGCCGCTGTTCTTCGTGGCGAAGGCCGCGGCGGGCACGGCGGCCGGAACCGCCCTGTTCAACGTCAACTGGGTGGACTTCGTCGGGCCGGGGCTGGGTGGCAACACCCCGCCGCAGGTGACCGCGGCGGCGACGCCGACGTCGGGCGCCGCACCGCTTCAGGTGACGTTCACCGGCAGCGCCACCGACGCCGAGGGTGACACCCCGTTGACGTACGCCTGGAGCTTCGGCGACGGCGGTACGGCGAACACCGCCAACACCACCCACACGTACGCCAGCGCCGGCACCTTCACCGCGACGCTGACCGTGACCGACGCCCGTGGTGCCCGCAGCACCGCCAACGTCGTGATCACCGTGACCGGTGGCCCGGCACCGACCGGATCGTCGAACGTGCACCTGTTCTACTACCCGTGGTACGGCAGCCCGACCGGACCCAACGGCGGCTGGCGGCACTGGCAGCAGGGTGGGCGGACCCCGCCCAACGACGTCGGGGCCGACTTCTACCCGACCCTGGGCGCGTACGACTCGGGTGACCCGGCGGTGCTCGCGCAGCACATGACCTGGGTGAAGCAGTCCGGTGCGAACGTGCTCGTCTACTCCTGGTGGGGCCAGGGCTCGTACGAGGACAACCTGGTAACCACGGTGATGAACGCGGCGGCTCAGCAGGGCATCAAGATCGCCTGGCACCTGGAGCCGTACAGCGGTCGCACCGGCGCCTCGACCGTGGCCGACATCAACTACATCAACACCCGGTACGGCGGCCACCCGGCCTTCTACCGGGCGGCCGACCAGGGCAACCGGCCGGCGTTCTACGTCTTCGAGAGCCTGAACGTCCCGGACTGGTCGGCGCTGAGCCAGGTCAACGCGAACAACATCATCCTGGCCCAGACCACCGACACCTCGAAGATCGCCGGCTTCTCCGGCATGTACACCTACGACGCGATCGCCGCGACGACCGCGCCGGGCTGGGCGAACGCCAGCGCCTACGCGAGGGCGAACAACCTGATCTGGGCGCCGTCGATCGGCCCCGGCTACATCGACGACCGGGCCGTGCCCGGCAACACCACCCCCACGCTGGCCCGCAACAACGGCGCCACCTACGACCAGGTGTGGAACAACGCCCTGGGTACGACCACCGGTGGGCTGCCCACCTGGGTGTCGATCACCTCGTTCAACGAGTGGCACGAGGGCTCGACCCTCGAACCGGCCCGGAGCACGCCGCCGACCGGGTTCAACTACCAGACCTACTCCGGCGCGTACGGGCGCACCGGGGCGTCGGCGGAGACGGCGTACCTGGACCGGACCGCGTACTGGGCGGCCGAGTTCGAGCGGCGGCGCGCCGGCAGCGGTGGTGGACTGGTCGCGCAACCGACCAGCCTCACCTTCGGCCCGCAGAACGTCAACACCAGCAGCGCCGCCCAGGCCGTGACGGTACGCAATACCGGCACCGCCGCGGTGACGCTGACCGGCGTGGTCACCGGTGGTGACTTCAGCCAGACCAACACCTGTGGCTCGTCGCTGGCCGCCGGTGCCACCTGCACCGTCAACGTCACGTTCCGGCCGACCGCCGCCGGGTCCCGCGGCGGAACGCTGACGGTCACCCCGACGACCGGGACCGCGCTGACCGTGCCGTTGACCGGCACCGGCGTCACCCCCAGCGGCAACCTGGCCGCCGGCCGCCCGGTCACCGCCACCAGTTCCAACCAGGGGTACGGCGGCGGCAACACGGTCGACGGCAACGCGTCGAGTTACTGGGAGAGCGCCAACAACGCGTTCCCGCAGTCGCTGACGGTCGACCTCGGCGCGGCGGTGACGGTCAACCGGGCGGTGCTCAAGCTGCCGCCGGGTTGGGAGACCCGCAACCAGACGTTGTCCGTACTCGGCTCCACGGACGGCACGTCGTACTCGACCGTGCTCGGTTCGGCCAGCTACACCTTCAACCCGGCCGGAGCCAACACGGTCACCCTCAACCTGCCGGCCGGGGCCCGCCGCTACCTGCGGTTGACCTTCACCGGCAACACCGGTTGGCCGGCGGCCCAGCTGTCGGAGTTCGAGGTGTACGCCGGCGGCGGCACCGGGGGACCGGTGCTGTCGGTCTCGCCCGGCACCCTGTCGTTCGGCAGCCGTACGGTCGGATCGCCCAGTCCGGCCAGCGCGGTGACGGTGTCGAACACCGGTACGGCGGCGGCGACCCTCACCGGCGTCACCGCCACCGGGGACTTCGCCCAGTCGAACACCTGCGGCTCGTCCCTGGCGGCCGGGGCGTCCTGCACGGTCAACGTGACGTTCACCGCCACCGCCACCGGGGCCCGTACGGGCACCCTGTCGGTGGCCTCGAACGCGCCGGGCAGCCCGCTCACGGTGGCGCTGTCCGGCACCGGCACCGCCACCAACGCCAACCTGGCGGCGGGCCGCCCGGTCACCGCGACCAGCACCAGCCAGAACTACGTGCCCGGCAACACGGTCGACGGCAACGCGTCGAGTTACTGGGAGTCCGCGAACAACGCGTTCCCGCAGTCGCTCACGGTCGACCTGGGCTCGGCGGTGACGGTGTCCCGGGTGGTGCTCAAGCTGCCACCGGCAACGGACTGGGGGACCCGTACCCAGACCCTGTCGGTGCTCGGTTCCACCAACGGGACGACGTTCTCGACGGTGGTCGGCTCGGCCGGCTACACCTTCAACCCGGCCACCGGTAACACCGTGACGATCACCTTCCAGGGCACGTCACAGCGTTACCTGCGGCTGACCTTCACCGGCAACACGGGTTGGCCCGCCGGACAACTCTCCGAGTTCGAGGCGTACGCCTCCTGA